The following coding sequences lie in one Eremothecium sinecaudum strain ATCC 58844 chromosome IV, complete sequence genomic window:
- the OCA4 gene encoding Oca4p (Syntenic homolog of Ashbya gossypii ABR117C; Syntenic homolog of Saccharomyces cerevisiae YCR095C (OCA4); 1-intron in Ashbya gossypii), translated as MLVPPANFGIAEEGIYRCSRIETINLSFLEVLALRSILFVGGQEPSKFFREFFERCNIQVYVIKRVHITSTLAPSGTTVTKEQTAEESDFSSGYQSASQYRLSDSDDLMIIKSHSLQKIFKLILDILNHNTLLVDKTSVVIGILRKIQKWNISSIIDEYRLYTGKNSSYFAETFLEVVNINVIQDIEKNATEHLSRLDLNDETSALDTDGRSSSGENVNENDLLDNPDLPQHILRLIDQVEQQTSKGENGATSAEMKRIPSDKGIFGNRYRLAFNKREIGEYEYYKGEGANLVHITIPRESLLPQWFKFQRDLWEQQNTKEMYNFYTEKVFI; from the exons ATGTTAGTGCCACCCGCTAATTTCGGTATTGCTGAAGAAGGAATAT ATAGGTGTTCGAGAATTGAAACCATTAACCTATCTTTTCTGGAGGTATTAGCTTTGCGCTCAATTCTATTCGTTGGTGGTCAAGAGCCCAGTAAGTTCTTCAGAGAGTTCTTTGAACGCTGCAACATACAGGTTTATGTTATTAAACGGGTGCACATCACGTCCACTCTAGCTCCTTCCGGTACAACGGTAACTAAGGAACAAACAGCTGAAGAATCGGATTTCAGTAGTGGCTATCAATCTGCGAGTCAGTATAGGCTATCTGATTCCGATGACTTGATGATAATAAAAAGTCATAGTCTACAGAAGATATTCAAGTTGATTTTAGACATTTTGAACCACAATACTCTATTGGTTGATAAAACATCTGTTGTGATTGGAATTTTGCGTAAGATACAAAAGTGGAATATTTCGTCGATCATCGATGAATACCGTTTATATACCGGGAAGAATAGCAGTTACTTCGCTGAAACATTCCTAGAAGTTGTTAACATCAATGTTATACAAGATATTGAAAAAAATGCAACAGAACACCTATCTAGGCTAGATCTAAATGATGAAACATCTGCGTTGGACACTGACGGAAGATCCTCTTCAGGAGAAAACGTTAATGAAAACGATCTACTCGATAATCCTGATCTTCCCCAGCACATATTACGCCTGATAGATCAGGTAGAGCAGCAGACTAGCAAAGGAGAGAATGGAGCCACCTCTGCAGAAATGAAAAGAATTCCCTCTGACAAAGGTATTTTTGGCAATAGATACAGATTGGCCTTCAACAAACGTGAGATAGGCGAATATGAATACTATAAAGGCGAAGGTGCTAATCTTGTCCATATAACTATTCCTCGCGAATCCCTTCTACCTCAGTGGTTTAAATTCCAGCGAGACTTATGGGAACAACAAAATACCAAGGAAATGTACAATTTCTACACTGAGAAAGTCTTTATTTAG
- the BRE5 gene encoding Bre5p (Syntenic homolog of Ashbya gossypii ABR118C; Syntenic homolog of Saccharomyces cerevisiae YNR051C (BRE5)) — MTVANVQDIGYAFLKTYYQRMHNDPSKLYHLYSSTAELTHINYQVNLSEKGDVLPTVKVIGKENISKFYSRNNKMVQDVRVKIDACDFQSTGANNTGILVLALGEIYWSNTPTYRFCQTFILNPVANNNKMYDVTNDIMRFIPDVIKETIRTSSSELSAASAVSEAPAKGAVAKSQKPSVGKEEVDTKVEKKTEQKRELKKDEAKDTRDTKDDSRETKDVNEAKEAKETKESKDHKESKEPKETKEPKVSKDTKESKEPRDSAEFKEPKETKDNKDTSDSKDMKDTKESKKEATLAKKESSEVRTEKREPHPVSPAPIKENSKTNSKLVTYANNKEERKADSRQKDYAKEVDRKQAQQSDSEAPSKVSWASQLTNSESKAVPNVITNYTRVSPESARALDRKSPPPNRNSKTNNKKMKHVSVPNKDGYYPIYIRNTGGITNKELTESLEREFGTVIKISAQDSFAVVDFEDPQCQQDAIRMNALKINNTTVYIGPKTEKKRGPSLPSISASTSPTSVNGGRFNKKHSNKKKD, encoded by the coding sequence ATGACAGTTGCAAACGTCCAAGATATTGGTTATGCTTTTCTGAAGACCTATTACCAGCGGATGCACAATGATCCATCAAAGCTGTATCACCTTTACTCCAGCACTGCTGAATTAACTCATATTAATTATCAGGTGAACTTGAGTGAGAAAGGTGACGTGCTACCTACTGTAAAAGTTATCGGGAAGGAAAATATTAGCAAGTTTTACAGCAGAAACAACAAGATGGTGCAGGATGTTAGGGTAAAGATTGACGCATGTGATTTCCAATCTACAGGTGCCAATAATACAGGCATTTTAGTTCTAGCTTTGGGAGAGATCTATTGGTCAAACACGCCAACATATAGGTTTTGCCAGACATTTATACTAAATCCTGTTGCTAACAATAACAAAATGTATGACGTTACCAATGATATCATGAGATTCATTCCAGATGTTATTAAGGAGACTATTCGAACTTCTTCCTCGGAACTTTCAGCAGCCAGTGCTGTGAGTGAGGCCCCAGCTAAGGGTGCAGTGGCCAAATCTCAGAAGCCTTCGGTTGGGAAAGAAGAGGTAGACACGAAGGTCGAGAAGAAGACGGAACAAAAGAGAGAGTTGAAGAAAGATGAGGCTAAGGATACTAGGGATACGAAGGATGATAGCAGGGAAACTAAGGACGTCAATGAGGCTAAGGAAGCGAAAGAAACCAAGGAATCGAAAGATCACAAGGAGTCCAAGGAACCTAAGGAAACCAAGGAGCCTAAGGTATCTAAGGACACCAAGGAATCTAAGGAACCTCGGGACTCTGCGGAGTTTAAGGAGCCAAAGGAGACCAAAGATAACAAAGACACCAGCGATTCTAAGGACATGAAAGACACCAAAGAATCCAAAAAGGAAGCTACTTTAGCAAAGAAGGAATCATCTGAGGTTAGAACTGAGAAGAGGGAACCGCATCCTGTGAGCCCAGCTCCAATCAAGGAAAACTCGAAGACGAATTCTAAGCTTGTCACCTACGCTAATAATAAGGAAGAAAGAAAAGCGGATTCACGCCAAAAGGATTACGCAAAGGAAGTTGATAGAAAGCAAGCACAACAGTCAGACTCCGAGGCTCCAAGTAAGGTAAGTTGGGCTTCCCAACTAACCAATTCCGAGTCTAAAGCGGTTCCAAACGTCATTACCAACTATACAAGAGTATCACCGGAGTCGGCGAGAGCGCTAGATAGAAAATCTCCTCCTCCGAACAGAAACTCCAAGACGAACAACAAAAAGATGAAACACGTCAGCGTGCCAAATAAGGACGGATACTATCCAATATACATTCGCAACACAGGTGGAATAACAAATAAAGAACTCACGGAGTCCCTAGAAAGAGAATTTGGCACAGTGATAAAAATCTCCGCACAAGACTCATTTGCTGTGGTTGACTTCGAGGATCCTCAGTGTCAACAAGATGCTATCAGGATGAACGCTTTAAAAATCAATAACACTACAGTATATATTGGACCAAAAACAGAAAAGAAGCGAGGACCTTCCCTACCTTCAATCTCAGCATCAACTTCACCAACTTCTGTCAACGGAGGTCGTTTTAACAAAAAGCATTCAAATAAAAAGAAAGATTAA
- the POP2 gene encoding CCR4-NOT core DEDD family RNase subunit POP2 (Syntenic homolog of Ashbya gossypii ABR119C; Syntenic homolog of Saccharomyces cerevisiae YNR052C (POP2)), producing MQSISSQAAGFPDGDQFYLRQQAQQAHSAQQQAAGLPQMFSPQVNQARLINQQQQQQLLHGIDNGQDLQATYLLKQKMEAVNAAFGHQQQTIQPQQTQQQLLANGLLTGPPGVSMVQPGVGGMAPPPGTLPPQLPLNASVHATSLGLPTAPIIHHSNQLLVREVWANNLTAEFASIRRLVDQYDHIALTTEFVGTIVRPIGNFRSKNDYHYQTMRTNIDLLNPVQIGISLSDAQGNKPDNTPSTWQFNFHFDLTKEMVSPESLDLLKKSGVLFEKHQNNGVEPYEFAQLLIDSGLVLSESVTWLSFHAAYDFGFLINILTNLPMPNNKEDYEFWVQKFMPNFYDLNVINKSVQELKQQRTKQLQQSQQYSVESLADEVGIPRFPIFNTTGGQSLLALLTFTRLSKFPFKLPNGSTDLAQFNNSIYGINKN from the coding sequence ATGCAAAGTATTAGCAGTCAAGCTGCAGGTTTCCCTGATGGCGATCAGTTTTATCTTCGTCAACAGGCTCAACAAGCACATTCAGCTCAACAGCAAGCTGCAGGCTTACCACAAATGTTTTCACCACAAGTTAACCAGGCTAGGTTAATTAAccagcaacagcaacagcaatTGCTTCATGGGATTGATAACGGTCAGGACCTTCAAGCAACATATTTGCTAAAGCAGAAAATGGAAGCTGTAAATGCGGCTTTTGGTCATCAACAGCAGACGATCCAGCCTCAGCAGACACAGCAACAGCTTCTAGCAAATGGTTTGTTGACAGGCCCACCCGGAGTTTCTATGGTACAACCAGGTGTTGGAGGCATGGCCCCTCCTCCTGGCACTTTACCCCCCCAGCTCCCGCTAAACGCTAGCGTTCATGCGACGAGTCTTGGTTTGCCAACTGCACCAATAATCCACCATTCTAACCAGTTACTTGTACGTGAGGTATGGGCGAACAACCTCACTGCCGAATTTGCCTCTATTAGAAGGCTGGTAGATCAGTACGACCATATTGCACTTACTACAGAGTTTGTTGGTACTATTGTTAGACCAATCGGTAACTTTAGATCTAAAAATGACTACCACTACCAAACAATGCGTACGAATATTGACTTGCTAAATCCAGTACAGATCGGCATATCGCTAAGCGATGCACAGGGCAACAAACCCGATAACACACCTTCTACCTGGCAGTTCAACTTCCACTTCGATCTCACGAAAGAAATGGTCTCCCCAGAGTCTCTAGATCTCTTGAAGAAGTCTGGAGTATTGTTTGAAAAACACCAGAATAACGGTGTGGAGCCCTACGAGTTTGCACAGCTACTGATAGACTCGGGCTTGGTTTTGTCTGAGTCAGTCACGTGGCTCAGTTTCCATGCCGCCTATGACTTTGGCTTCCTCATTAACATCCTTACAAACCTCCCAATGCCAAACAACAAAGAAGACTACGAGTTCTGGGTCCAGAAGTTCATGCCCAATTTCTACGACCTAAATGTCATTAACAAGTCCGTACAAGAATTAAAACAACAACGAACCAAGCAACTCCAACAGAGCCAACAATACAGCGTTGAATCGCTAGCTGACGAAGTGGGCATACCACGTTTTCCTATATTCAATACAACCGGTGGCCAGAGCTTACTAGCTCTTCTCACATTCACCAGGTTGTCAAAATTTCCTTTTAAGTTACCGAATGGTTCAACCGATCTCGCTCAGTTCAACAACTCCATCTACGGCATTAACAAAAACTGA